Within the Devosia lucknowensis genome, the region CAAAGGTCTTGCCACGCGGAATGGTGAAGCTGACGTCGCGCACGGCCTTGACCGACTTGAAGCTCTTGGAGAGGCCGGATACGGCCAGCATCGGTTCGGAACTCATGCGCTTGCCTCCAGGGGGTGCCAGCAGCGGATGTCGGTTTTGCCATGCGGGGCCAGCGCAGGACGCGTGGCGCATTGCGCGTCGGCCCGGGTGCAGCGCGGCGCGAAGCGGCATCCAGAGGGCCACTGCCCCACAGGAGGCACGGTGCCGAGGATAGGCGTCAGCCGCGTGCGGCCATCGTCATGGGCCGGCACGGCATCGATAAGGCCGCGGGCATAGGGATGAGCCGGACGATGAACGACGTCCTCGCTGCGGCCGCGCTCGACAACGTCGCCAGCATACATGACCACCGCGCGATCACAGAAATCGCCAACCACTTCAAGGTCATGGGTGATGAACAGCATGGCGAGGTTCAACTCGCGGCGCATATCATCGAGGAGGTCGAGCACCTGTGCCTGGATGGTGACGTCCAGTGCCGTCGTCGGCTCGTCGGCAATGATGAGCGACGGCCCGCAGGAAATGGCGAGGGCGATCATGACGCGCTGGCGCATGCCGCCCGAGAGTTCGTGCACATAACCCTTGAGGATGTCGCGCGCACGCGGGATGCCGACGCGGTCGAGCAGTTCCGCCGCGCGATCCGTCGCGGCCGATTGGCTGAGCCCGAGATTGTGCTTGAGCGTATCGGTCATCTGCCTGCCGATGCTCAGCGTCGGATGCAACGCCGTCATCGGCTCCTGGAAGATGAACCCCATATGCCGTCCGCAAAGCTTGCGCCGGTCTTTCGGCGACAGGCCCGAAATGACCTTGCCGTTGAGGGTGATAGTGCCGCCGATCTCAGCATTCTCGGGCGCGATGCCCATGATGGCGCTGGCGGTGATGGACTTGCCACAGCCGCTCTCGCCCACCAGTGCAACGGCCTCGCCGGCACGGATGGCAAAGGATACATCCGTGACGATGGGCAAGAGGCCATCGGCGTTGCGGAATGAGAGGCTGAGGTTTTCGACCTCCAGCACGGTCCTGGGATCGGCTGAAGGCGAAACCCTGTCGGCCGGCATTGGGGCAATATGCGCGGTCATTGGTAGCGTATCCGGGGATCGAGAAGGGCGTAGATGAGGTCGATGATAAGGTTCAGAACCGCAAGGACCAGCGAAATGGTCAGGACGCCGCCTTCAACCAGCGGATAGTCGCGCCGACCGACAGCCTCGACGAGCATCCGCCCAAGACCGGGCAGCGCGAAGATGATCTCGATGGCCACAGCGCCGCCGAGCATATAGCCGGCAGAAAGGCCCGCGACGGTCACGACGGGCATGGCGGCGGTACGCATGGCGTAGCGGCCGATCACCGTCTTTTCCGGCAGGCCCTGGGCCCGCGCGGTGGTGATGTAGGGCTCGTTGAGCACGTCGAGCATGGACGAGCGCATCATGCGCGTCATCAGGGCCGACTGGCGGACACCCAATGCGAGCGCCGGCAGAAAAATGGTGGCGCCAAACGCGATGAGACCAGCATCAGGCGGATTGTAGCCCGCGACCGGGAACCAGCGCAGCGTGACGGAAAACAGGAAGATCAACAGCAGCGCAAACCAGAATTCGGGCAGCGAGATGCCGAGCACCGCCGTGGTGACGACGCCGCGATCGATCGGCTTGTTCCGGTTCATCGCTGAAATCAGGCCCATGGTGACACCGATGGCGATAGCGAGGGTCAGGGCCACCAGCGTCAGCAGGATCGTGACGGTGGCATAGCGCGGAATGATCTGCATCACGGGCTCGCGGAAGAAGATCGAATTCCCCAGGTCGAGCGTGACTATGCCCTTGAGCCAGATGAAGAACTGGATCCAGATCGGTTGATCGAGCCCCAGTTGCGTCCGCAGTGCCGCGATCTGTTCGGGTGTTGCCTGATCGCCCAGCATCATGCCGGCCGGATCGCCCGGTGACAGGCGGAGCAGCAGGAAGACGAGGATCAGCGGTACGAAGATCGTGGGCAGGATAAGGAGAAAGCGTTTGCCGAGATAGCGCAGCATGTCAGCGCCTCCGTGCCAGGCGCGGATCGAGAATATCGCGCAGACTGTCGCCCAGAAGATTGAGGGCAAGGATGGTGAGCATCAGCGCCAGACCCGGGAAAATGACGATCCAGGGCGCCTGGGCGATGTAGTTGCGGGCTTCGGTGAGAGCGTTACCCCAGCTCAGCTCCTTAGGGCCGATGCCGACGCCGATGAAGCTGAGACCGGCTTCTCCAAGCACTGCGGCCGAAAAGATGAACGACGCCTGCACCAGAATGGGAGAGGAAACGGCAGGAAGAATATAGCGGGTGAAGAGACGCAGCGTCGGCACGCCCACTGAGCGTGCAGCTTCGATCATCTGCAATTCGCGCACCACCAGCACCTGACCGCGCACGATGCGCAGGGACGGTGCGATCAGCACGATGGAAAGCGAGGTCACGACAGTCGTCATGGACGGACCCATGATGCCGGCGGCCGCCGTAGCCAGAACAATGCCCGGGAAGGCCATGAGGCCATCGACCAGCCGCATCAGCACGACGTCGACCTGGCGGTAAAAGCCGGAAATGGCGCCGAGGACAACGGCGATCGACATGGAGATGACGGTGACGACAAGGCCGACGAGCAGCGACGTGCGTCCGCCATGGAGCACCATGTTGAACATGTCGCGGCCGAGATTGTCCGTTCCGAAGAAATGCTCGGCGCCGGGCGGAATGAAACGGTCGGCAGGGCTTACCTTGAGCGGATTGCCCGGTGCAAGCACCGGCGCGAGGATCGCACCCAGGGAAATGACCAAGAGGATGGCGATGGAGACCATCGCCGTGGGATTGGCCAGAAGCCGCTGCCAGACCGACTTGTTGGTGGTGACGAAGACTTCTTCGTCACCACCGGTCAGGCGGTCGGGAGATATCGCCTGAGGAACGCTCATGTTCAGTTCGCCGCCGGCGGTGCGACGTTGTAGAAATCGTAGCCGCGCGCCGGGACGCGAGCCGGATTACCAACGCCTTCACGGATGCCGTACATGTTGGATTCCGTACCGTACTTGACCCATGGGAACTGGTCATAGGCCAGTGCATGGATTTCCTCGAAGATTTCCTTGCGCTCATCGGGATCGATGGTCGAGGCCAGCTTGTCCATCAGCTCCATCTTGGTCGGGTCGGTCCAGAAGCCGGGATAGGTGGCGTTGAGGTAGGCGATCGAGGTCGGATCGACATAGGTCGGCAGGAAGCTCGAGAAAGCGTCCATCTG harbors:
- a CDS encoding ABC transporter permease translates to MLRYLGKRFLLILPTIFVPLILVFLLLRLSPGDPAGMMLGDQATPEQIAALRTQLGLDQPIWIQFFIWLKGIVTLDLGNSIFFREPVMQIIPRYATVTILLTLVALTLAIAIGVTMGLISAMNRNKPIDRGVVTTAVLGISLPEFWFALLLIFLFSVTLRWFPVAGYNPPDAGLIAFGATIFLPALALGVRQSALMTRMMRSSMLDVLNEPYITTARAQGLPEKTVIGRYAMRTAAMPVVTVAGLSAGYMLGGAVAIEIIFALPGLGRMLVEAVGRRDYPLVEGGVLTISLVLAVLNLIIDLIYALLDPRIRYQ
- a CDS encoding ABC transporter ATP-binding protein, whose translation is MTAHIAPMPADRVSPSADPRTVLEVENLSLSFRNADGLLPIVTDVSFAIRAGEAVALVGESGCGKSITASAIMGIAPENAEIGGTITLNGKVISGLSPKDRRKLCGRHMGFIFQEPMTALHPTLSIGRQMTDTLKHNLGLSQSAATDRAAELLDRVGIPRARDILKGYVHELSGGMRQRVMIALAISCGPSLIIADEPTTALDVTIQAQVLDLLDDMRRELNLAMLFITHDLEVVGDFCDRAVVMYAGDVVERGRSEDVVHRPAHPYARGLIDAVPAHDDGRTRLTPILGTVPPVGQWPSGCRFAPRCTRADAQCATRPALAPHGKTDIRCWHPLEASA
- a CDS encoding ABC transporter permease, producing MSVPQAISPDRLTGGDEEVFVTTNKSVWQRLLANPTAMVSIAILLVISLGAILAPVLAPGNPLKVSPADRFIPPGAEHFFGTDNLGRDMFNMVLHGGRTSLLVGLVVTVISMSIAVVLGAISGFYRQVDVVLMRLVDGLMAFPGIVLATAAAGIMGPSMTTVVTSLSIVLIAPSLRIVRGQVLVVRELQMIEAARSVGVPTLRLFTRYILPAVSSPILVQASFIFSAAVLGEAGLSFIGVGIGPKELSWGNALTEARNYIAQAPWIVIFPGLALMLTILALNLLGDSLRDILDPRLARRR